A window of Halalkalibacillus sediminis contains these coding sequences:
- a CDS encoding DNA-3-methyladenine glycosylase I, which yields MKMKCAWPGNNHLMEMYHDNEWCVPSTDDNYIFEMLTLEGAQAGLSWSIVLSKREAYQTAFRNFNISYCKKLTDEDLQNVKEQHNVIKHFAKLQSVRSNAQAVTEVQKEFESFSSFLWSYVDYKPIINHWTSDKQIPTQTSLSEQLSKDLKKRGFKFVGPVTMYSFMQAIGMVDDHIISCLLTRQIQEARIKINFKR from the coding sequence ATCATGATAATGAATGGTGTGTTCCTTCTACTGACGACAATTATATATTTGAAATGTTGACATTGGAAGGTGCACAGGCAGGGTTATCATGGAGTATTGTGTTGTCTAAGCGAGAAGCTTATCAAACAGCTTTTCGTAATTTTAATATTAGTTATTGCAAGAAATTAACGGATGAAGATTTACAGAATGTAAAAGAGCAACATAATGTCATTAAACATTTTGCGAAGCTTCAATCCGTTAGAAGTAATGCACAAGCAGTAACTGAAGTCCAAAAAGAATTTGAAAGCTTTTCTTCATTTTTATGGAGTTATGTTGACTACAAGCCAATTATTAATCATTGGACTTCTGATAAGCAAATTCCTACTCAAACATCACTATCTGAACAGCTTAGTAAGGATTTGAAAAAAAGAGGATTTAAATTTGTTGGCCCCGTAACAATGTACTCCTTTATGCAAGCGATCGGCATGGTGGATGATCACATAATAAGCTGTCTTCTCACTCGTCAAATACAAGAAGCGAGAATTAAGATTAATTTTAAAAGGTAG
- a CDS encoding RDD family protein, translated as MNSVSKKRLKAYLIDVAVSSALTAGVEYLLRKKVKNESLHNLVTPTVVMWTLEYVQLRGCGQTIGYKKKGLVLEGEEESKLTSSQIIKRMGYRDTLSTLNYLKSPKKFEGNDGSSFPHDRFSSTVVKEI; from the coding sequence ATGAACTCTGTTTCAAAGAAAAGATTGAAAGCATATTTGATTGATGTAGCTGTTTCAAGTGCTTTGACTGCTGGTGTTGAGTATTTATTACGAAAAAAAGTGAAAAATGAATCTCTTCACAATCTAGTAACTCCGACCGTAGTCATGTGGACGCTTGAGTATGTACAATTGCGTGGATGTGGACAAACGATTGGTTACAAAAAAAAGGGTTTGGTACTTGAGGGTGAGGAAGAATCCAAGTTAACTTCTAGTCAAATCATTAAGCGAATGGGTTATAGGGATACATTAAGCACTTTGAATTATTTAAAAAGCCCTAAAAAGTTCGAAGGCAATGATGGATCATCATTTCCCCATGATCGCTTTTCAAGTACTGTAGTGAAGGAGATATAA
- a CDS encoding zinc-binding dehydrogenase yields the protein MKAVKVTGYGGVDKLEIVQQAIPEPKDNEVLVKVKACSINNTEIWMREGAYGTGSKSGWRPEGVQFPRTPGSDITGRIVKVGKSVEESMLEKNVVLFPFTSSGEKGLEHISEDMSFIGSEYDGGYAEYVVWPAHLCFDMPLSDYIESAVFSVSGLTAWHMVEQIQVQPEETIVVTGANGGVGSLNIQIASKVFGATVIAIVGDLSLEEKLKELGATHVLSYKSDNLAEEIIAVNNGPIDSVLDVVGDALFSTSLQVLKKGGKFCTSGSAGGQKTELDFRTLYLKHITLYGSVLGTMEEFKRLLQSISEGKIKPVIDCTFPLEKAREAQVYFKKAGKLGKVVLLPEE from the coding sequence ATGAAAGCTGTTAAAGTGACAGGATATGGTGGGGTAGATAAGTTAGAAATCGTTCAACAGGCTATTCCAGAACCTAAAGACAATGAAGTGCTGGTTAAAGTAAAGGCTTGTTCCATAAATAATACTGAAATTTGGATGAGGGAAGGTGCATACGGCACTGGTTCAAAGTCTGGATGGCGACCAGAAGGAGTACAATTTCCTCGAACCCCCGGTTCTGATATTACAGGTAGAATAGTAAAGGTAGGAAAATCAGTAGAGGAGTCTATGCTTGAAAAAAATGTTGTCCTCTTCCCGTTTACATCAAGTGGAGAGAAAGGATTAGAACATATTTCAGAAGATATGTCTTTTATCGGTTCAGAGTATGATGGAGGATACGCGGAATATGTGGTGTGGCCTGCTCACCTTTGTTTTGATATGCCCCTTTCCGATTACATTGAAAGTGCTGTCTTTAGTGTTAGCGGCTTGACAGCATGGCATATGGTAGAACAAATTCAAGTTCAACCTGAAGAGACGATTGTGGTAACAGGTGCAAATGGTGGTGTAGGGTCGTTAAATATACAAATTGCCTCTAAAGTATTTGGAGCTACGGTCATAGCGATTGTCGGCGACTTAAGTTTGGAAGAAAAATTAAAGGAACTGGGAGCAACACATGTATTGTCATATAAATCGGATAATCTTGCTGAAGAAATAATAGCGGTGAATAACGGTCCGATTGACTCGGTATTAGATGTTGTAGGAGATGCTTTATTTTCAACATCTCTACAAGTACTGAAGAAAGGCGGGAAATTCTGTACATCTGGATCTGCTGGTGGTCAGAAGACAGAACTTGATTTTAGAACGTTGTACTTGAAACACATCACTCTTTATGGCTCTGTGTTGGGCACGATGGAAGAATTTAAACGTTTGCTCCAATCTATTTCTGAAGGTAAAATCAAACCAGTAATTGATTGCACTTTTCCTTTAGAAAAAGCGAGGGAAGCTCAAGTTTATTTTAAAAAAGCAGGAAAGTTAGGGAAGGTTGTCTTGCTTCCTGAAGAATGA
- the mscL gene encoding large conductance mechanosensitive channel protein MscL, which produces MWNEFKKFALRGNVFEVAIAVVIGTAFSKIVDSLVNDIIMPIFGVLVGGTSIKFLVLNIDGVIIRYGSFFQTAVDFFVITFSIYLFIKLFNYLRGSESVPLQETPHPNREVLTEIRDILKEDQLSSKEKSTDEERTFKVRIK; this is translated from the coding sequence ATGTGGAATGAATTTAAAAAATTTGCATTGCGAGGAAATGTGTTTGAAGTGGCTATTGCTGTTGTAATTGGAACAGCTTTCAGCAAAATTGTCGATTCATTAGTCAATGACATTATTATGCCCATATTTGGGGTGTTGGTTGGTGGGACAAGCATCAAATTTCTCGTATTAAATATTGATGGGGTCATTATTAGGTACGGTTCATTTTTTCAAACGGCAGTGGATTTCTTTGTAATTACATTTTCTATCTATCTTTTTATAAAGCTATTTAATTATTTAAGGGGTAGTGAGAGTGTACCATTACAAGAGACTCCCCACCCTAACCGTGAAGTATTAACTGAGATCAGAGATATTTTAAAGGAAGATCAATTATCATCGAAAGAAAAGTCTACCGATGAAGAAAGAACATTTAAGGTTCGTATAAAATAG
- a CDS encoding four-helix bundle copper-binding protein, translating to MGVLSTSPTTMDSCIEACLKCLRACEECFTACLQEPDVQARVKCIQTLRDCAEICGQASHYMSRNSSFSANLCSLCAQICEQCATECENMQDEHCKECAQICRECAQECRNMAG from the coding sequence ATGGGAGTATTATCAACATCACCTACTACTATGGATAGCTGTATTGAGGCTTGTCTGAAATGTTTAAGAGCTTGTGAAGAATGTTTTACTGCTTGTCTTCAAGAACCGGATGTACAGGCTAGAGTCAAATGTATTCAAACATTAAGAGATTGTGCTGAAATCTGTGGCCAGGCTTCACACTATATGTCTCGTAATAGTTCTTTTTCGGCGAATCTTTGTAGTCTGTGCGCCCAGATTTGTGAACAATGTGCAACTGAATGTGAAAATATGCAAGATGAACATTGTAAAGAATGCGCACAAATTTGTCGCGAATGTGCGCAGGAATGCCGAAACATGGCTGGTTAA
- a CDS encoding multicopper oxidase family protein, whose product MKKKIIGSVIILLLLVLGYSSYEWIYNNGADGEPELVNGEESIEELYNDDFSDKNITEYDLTAEEVEWSLEKGESVNAWTFNGTVPGEPLRVTEGDVLKVNLKNNLDVPVTIHWHGVILPNVMDGVPDLTQEAVQPGETFTYQFEAKDPGTYWYHSHEHSSLQVDKGLYGSLVVEERDQKNDYNNEQILILDEWATDGDRESLTNMPGTMMGAMSGDGEADTKEMYDTYTVNGKSGNSIEPIIIGESEKTRIRIINAGYQVQKLNFPKGSVKVIAYDAADTIDSNNEANIIEVAPGERVDLEVRNNQSEPWLISNLTSINKGVNANIPVITDKDVDYANLEPNQADEGKVIDGATIGNQDLIFEDTPDEVDVSYEMDLSMGMQMGEGMTFQINDNEYPNTPPIKVEDGDIVKVEIKNNGRLNHPMHLHGHRFQVVSKNGRKFEEPMVKDLIHVKPGETFEIYFKADNKGEWLFHCHDNNHADLGMMTIVDYKGVFSPYAK is encoded by the coding sequence TTGAAGAAAAAAATTATAGGTTCAGTGATAATTTTATTGCTTTTAGTTTTGGGATACAGTAGTTATGAATGGATTTATAATAATGGGGCTGACGGTGAACCAGAATTAGTCAATGGAGAAGAGAGCATTGAAGAATTATATAATGATGATTTTAGTGATAAAAATATAACAGAGTATGACCTAACGGCTGAAGAAGTTGAATGGTCACTAGAAAAGGGTGAAAGTGTTAATGCTTGGACTTTTAACGGTACAGTACCTGGTGAACCCCTTCGAGTAACGGAAGGAGATGTCTTAAAGGTCAACTTAAAAAATAACTTAGATGTTCCGGTCACGATTCATTGGCACGGTGTTATCTTACCTAATGTAATGGATGGTGTACCTGACTTAACTCAAGAGGCTGTTCAACCAGGTGAGACGTTTACTTATCAATTTGAAGCAAAGGACCCTGGGACATATTGGTATCACTCACATGAACATAGTTCTCTACAAGTGGACAAGGGATTATATGGTTCATTAGTAGTTGAAGAACGGGATCAAAAGAACGATTATAACAATGAACAAATACTAATTTTAGATGAATGGGCAACCGATGGAGATCGAGAAAGCTTAACTAACATGCCTGGAACGATGATGGGGGCTATGAGTGGGGATGGAGAAGCCGATACAAAAGAAATGTACGATACTTACACAGTTAACGGAAAATCAGGAAATAGTATAGAACCTATAATCATAGGGGAAAGTGAAAAAACACGTATTAGAATTATTAATGCTGGTTATCAAGTACAAAAATTAAATTTCCCAAAGGGTTCAGTAAAAGTCATTGCTTATGATGCGGCGGATACAATAGACAGCAACAATGAAGCGAATATTATAGAAGTTGCACCTGGGGAAAGAGTTGATTTAGAAGTAAGAAACAACCAATCTGAACCTTGGTTGATATCAAATCTTACTTCAATAAATAAAGGTGTGAATGCCAATATACCGGTAATTACAGATAAAGATGTTGATTACGCAAACCTTGAACCTAATCAAGCTGACGAAGGTAAGGTTATCGATGGGGCGACTATTGGCAACCAGGATCTTATATTTGAAGATACTCCTGACGAAGTTGATGTTAGTTATGAAATGGATTTAAGTATGGGAATGCAGATGGGAGAGGGTATGACATTTCAAATCAATGATAATGAGTACCCTAATACCCCACCTATTAAAGTAGAAGATGGGGACATAGTTAAAGTTGAAATTAAAAATAATGGTCGTTTAAATCACCCTATGCATTTACACGGTCATCGATTTCAAGTTGTTTCAAAAAACGGAAGGAAGTTTGAAGAACCAATGGTTAAGGACTTAATTCACGTTAAACCTGGAGAAACTTTTGAAATTTACTTTAAAGCTGATAATAAAGGTGAATGGCTATTCCATTGTCACGATAATAATCATGCAGATCTTGGCATGATGACCATCGTAGATTATAAAGGGGTATTCTCACCATATGCTAAATAA
- a CDS encoding SHOCT domain-containing protein, protein MMNGGMGGNLFGNFIFSFIMIIIVVLVVAVLVWMFRKPNNQNNNSLSSHHPEDSLEILKSRLAKGEISEEEYERLKNKLRS, encoded by the coding sequence ATGATGAATGGTGGTATGGGAGGCAACTTATTTGGAAATTTTATATTTAGCTTCATTATGATTATTATCGTTGTCTTAGTCGTAGCAGTTTTAGTTTGGATGTTTAGAAAACCAAATAACCAAAATAATAATAGTTTAAGTTCACATCACCCTGAAGATTCATTAGAAATATTAAAGTCGCGCCTAGCCAAAGGCGAAATTTCTGAAGAAGAATACGAACGGTTAAAAAATAAACTAAGAAGTTAA
- the katG gene encoding catalase/peroxidase HPI: MTDQQNMDKCPVTHQEMPGPSSRGTTNRDWWPSLLNLDILHQHDTKTNPLGEDFDYKEEFQKLDFDALKKDLHELMTDSQDWWPADYGHYGPFFIRMSWHAAGTYRIQDGRGGGGSGSQRFAPLNSWPDNGNLDKARRLLWPIKQKYGNKISWADLLVLAGNVAIESMGGKTIGFGAGREDIWHPEEDVNWGPETEWLGNKRYKGERELENPLAAVQMGLIYVNPEGPDGEPDPLGSAHDIRDTFRRMGMTDEETVALTAGGHTFGKSHGAGDASLVEDEPEAAPIEAQGLGWKSSYETGNGPYTITSGIEGAWTPTPTKWDMTYFDMLLGYEWKLTKSPAGAYQWEPVDPDEDHLAPDAGDSSKKVKTMMTTADMGIREDPDFAKIARRFHENPDEFKDAFARAWFKLLHRDMGPKDRYLGPDVPEEDFIWQDPVPKVNYELTDQEIEDLKAKILDTDLSVSELVKVAWASAYTFRGSDMRGGANGGRIRLSPQKDWEVNEPEELNKVLSALEGVKNDFHKDVSMADLIVLGGSAAIEKAAKDAGYAAHVPFTQGRGDATQEQTDEENFEVLEPKADAFRNYQQKEFAVSPEEMMVDKAQLLGLTAHEMTVLVGGMRVLGANYKGAPHGVFTDRAGQLTNDFFVNLLDMNVEWTPLEGGVYEARDRQTGEVKRTATRVDLIFGSHSVLRAMSEVYAQDDNDEKFVNDFIKAWVKVMDNDRFDVE, encoded by the coding sequence ATGACAGATCAACAGAACATGGACAAATGTCCAGTGACCCATCAAGAAATGCCTGGGCCTTCTTCTAGAGGCACCACTAACCGTGACTGGTGGCCAAGTCTACTAAACTTGGACATTCTACATCAACATGATACAAAAACAAACCCTCTGGGGGAAGACTTTGATTATAAAGAAGAGTTTCAGAAATTAGATTTTGACGCTTTAAAGAAAGATTTGCATGAACTGATGACCGACAGCCAGGATTGGTGGCCTGCGGACTATGGCCATTACGGGCCGTTTTTCATCCGTATGTCCTGGCACGCTGCGGGTACTTATCGTATCCAAGATGGCCGCGGAGGTGGCGGAAGCGGTTCTCAACGTTTCGCTCCACTCAACAGCTGGCCAGATAACGGAAACTTAGACAAAGCTCGTCGTCTGCTATGGCCAATCAAACAGAAATACGGAAACAAAATCTCATGGGCAGACTTACTCGTTCTAGCGGGTAATGTTGCAATCGAATCCATGGGTGGAAAAACGATCGGCTTCGGTGCTGGACGTGAAGACATCTGGCACCCAGAAGAAGATGTCAACTGGGGTCCTGAAACCGAATGGTTAGGAAACAAGCGTTACAAAGGCGAAAGAGAACTTGAAAATCCTCTTGCTGCTGTTCAAATGGGCTTAATTTATGTAAATCCAGAAGGTCCAGATGGTGAACCTGATCCACTTGGAAGTGCACATGATATTCGCGATACTTTCCGTCGTATGGGAATGACCGATGAAGAAACCGTTGCGCTTACTGCAGGCGGGCACACATTTGGTAAATCTCACGGAGCTGGTGACGCTTCACTTGTTGAGGATGAACCTGAAGCCGCTCCGATCGAAGCACAAGGCTTAGGTTGGAAGAGCTCTTATGAAACAGGAAATGGCCCTTACACGATTACAAGCGGAATTGAAGGTGCCTGGACGCCAACACCAACGAAATGGGATATGACCTACTTCGATATGCTACTCGGCTATGAATGGAAGCTGACGAAGAGCCCTGCTGGCGCATATCAGTGGGAACCAGTGGACCCTGATGAAGATCACCTTGCACCAGATGCGGGAGATTCTTCTAAGAAAGTAAAAACAATGATGACAACAGCGGACATGGGGATTCGTGAAGATCCTGATTTCGCAAAAATTGCTCGTCGTTTCCACGAGAACCCAGATGAATTTAAAGATGCGTTCGCTCGTGCATGGTTTAAGCTTCTCCACCGAGACATGGGACCTAAAGATCGCTACTTAGGACCAGACGTACCTGAAGAAGACTTCATCTGGCAAGACCCTGTTCCAAAAGTGAATTACGAATTAACAGATCAAGAAATTGAAGATCTTAAAGCGAAAATTTTAGATACCGACCTTTCAGTCAGTGAGCTAGTCAAAGTGGCATGGGCATCTGCCTACACATTCCGCGGATCTGACATGCGCGGTGGTGCAAATGGCGGCCGCATACGCCTATCTCCACAGAAAGACTGGGAAGTAAACGAACCAGAAGAGCTGAACAAAGTTTTATCTGCGCTTGAAGGCGTGAAAAACGACTTCCACAAGGACGTCAGTATGGCTGACTTAATCGTTCTTGGCGGTAGCGCAGCGATTGAAAAAGCTGCAAAAGACGCTGGATATGCTGCTCATGTACCGTTCACACAAGGACGCGGCGATGCAACGCAAGAACAAACAGACGAAGAAAACTTCGAAGTGCTTGAGCCAAAAGCAGACGCATTCCGTAACTATCAGCAAAAAGAATTTGCGGTAAGTCCGGAAGAAATGATGGTGGATAAAGCACAATTGCTTGGCTTGACTGCACACGAAATGACCGTTCTTGTCGGTGGTATGCGTGTACTTGGTGCGAACTACAAAGGCGCGCCACACGGTGTATTTACTGATCGTGCCGGCCAGTTGACGAACGACTTTTTCGTCAACCTGCTCGACATGAATGTTGAGTGGACACCACTTGAAGGCGGCGTATATGAAGCACGCGACCGCCAGACAGGCGAAGTAAAGCGCACAGCAACACGCGTGGACCTGATCTTTGGTTCACACTCTGTCCTTCGTGCAATGTCAGAAGTATATGCACAAGACGACAACGATGAGAAATTCGTCAACGACTTCATCAAAGCATGGGTGAAAGTCATGGACAACGACCGTTTCGATGTAGAATAA
- a CDS encoding class I SAM-dependent rRNA methyltransferase: MVELILNTKFIRQYQNKFPLIRKEAILNPEVLSEEGEIIHLVDANHQFVAKGYYGEQNKGLGWVLTYNESEKIDTSFFKNRILTAINKRQPFFNDKYTNTFRIFNGEGDGIGGLTIEYFDGYYVINWYSEGIYSYKQQVISALEEVIDYKAIYEKKRFDTKGKYIDDDDFVQGTRGEFPLIVKENGMNFAVYLNDGAMTGIFLDQRDVRRVIRDKYARGKHVLNTFSYTGAFSVAAALGRASKTTSVDLAKRSKSKTIEQFSINGIDFEQQDIYVMDVFDYFKYAKRKEKKFDMVVLDPPSFARSKKRTFSTAKDYPGLIKDTLDITEKNGVIVASTNTASFDMNQFKKLVDKGFKESGEKYQILEEYSLPQDFKTNKQYKQSNYLKVLIVKKL, from the coding sequence ATGGTTGAATTAATACTAAACACAAAGTTCATACGACAATATCAAAATAAATTTCCTTTGATACGAAAAGAAGCAATCTTGAACCCTGAGGTGCTTTCAGAAGAAGGAGAAATCATTCATCTAGTCGATGCAAACCATCAGTTCGTAGCAAAAGGGTATTACGGTGAGCAAAATAAAGGACTTGGATGGGTGTTGACTTACAACGAATCGGAGAAAATTGATACAAGCTTCTTTAAAAATAGAATTCTAACCGCCATCAATAAAAGGCAACCCTTCTTCAATGACAAGTACACCAACACTTTCCGGATTTTTAATGGAGAAGGTGACGGTATTGGTGGACTGACGATTGAATACTTCGACGGATATTATGTGATCAATTGGTATAGCGAGGGGATCTATTCATATAAACAGCAGGTGATCAGTGCTTTAGAAGAAGTCATTGATTATAAAGCCATTTATGAAAAGAAGCGCTTCGATACAAAGGGTAAATATATTGATGATGACGATTTTGTCCAAGGTACACGTGGAGAGTTCCCACTGATCGTTAAAGAAAACGGCATGAATTTTGCGGTTTATTTAAACGACGGCGCCATGACGGGAATATTCCTGGACCAACGTGATGTAAGACGTGTCATTCGTGATAAATATGCACGAGGAAAACATGTATTGAACACCTTCTCCTATACTGGTGCGTTTTCTGTTGCGGCTGCTCTTGGAAGAGCATCGAAAACAACGAGCGTCGACTTGGCGAAGCGAAGTAAAAGTAAAACGATCGAACAGTTCAGTATTAATGGAATCGACTTTGAACAACAGGATATTTATGTGATGGATGTGTTCGACTATTTCAAATATGCTAAACGAAAAGAGAAGAAATTTGATATGGTCGTTTTGGATCCGCCGAGTTTTGCTCGTTCAAAGAAAAGGACCTTTTCCACCGCAAAGGATTATCCAGGTTTAATCAAAGATACGTTAGATATTACAGAAAAGAATGGTGTCATCGTGGCATCTACAAACACCGCTTCCTTTGACATGAACCAATTCAAAAAGCTTGTAGATAAAGGCTTCAAAGAATCAGGGGAAAAATATCAAATACTTGAAGAGTATTCTCTGCCCCAGGACTTCAAGACCAATAAGCAATATAAGCAGAGTAATTATTTGAAGGTATTGATTGTGAAGAAACTATAA
- a CDS encoding GAF domain-containing sensor histidine kinase, translating to MDRNEELYLIKSIAEMLNRETSMKSMLQQVLNQVLELTNLHTGWIFLFDEQAGFELAAFSNLPPALDYQDRKYMCDGKCRCINRYQSGMLKKATNIINCERIEKAINEKRGETEGITHHASIPIQSGDTIYGLLNVASPYKENFNEDELYILELIALQIGTACERIRLSEHEQSMHILEERNRLARDLHDSVNQHLFSIMYTAKGTTKATENEEVLSSLEEIYQSSKESLAEMKDLIWQLRTDNIEEGLSNRFENYAKRLRIPITCEIRVQDLPSNVETTFWKIGQEALNNISKHSDATETNVIIDQSDRNSYTLEVIDNGRGFDLNEVSGQGMGLTSMQERAKLVGGECRITSINKKGTTVSVEIPMKEGKANE from the coding sequence GTGGATAGAAATGAAGAACTGTATCTTATTAAATCCATTGCTGAGATGCTAAATAGAGAGACCAGTATGAAATCTATGCTTCAGCAAGTTTTGAATCAAGTACTAGAACTCACGAACTTACATACGGGGTGGATATTTTTATTCGATGAACAAGCAGGTTTTGAGTTAGCTGCTTTTTCTAATCTACCACCAGCGCTTGATTACCAAGATAGAAAATATATGTGTGACGGCAAGTGTCGTTGTATTAACCGTTACCAAAGTGGAATGTTGAAAAAGGCGACTAACATCATTAATTGTGAGCGTATTGAAAAGGCCATCAACGAAAAAAGGGGAGAGACTGAAGGGATTACGCACCATGCCTCAATACCGATTCAATCAGGAGATACGATTTACGGGTTACTTAATGTAGCCTCTCCATATAAAGAGAATTTTAATGAAGATGAACTGTATATTCTTGAATTGATCGCTCTTCAAATTGGCACAGCGTGTGAACGGATTCGTCTATCTGAACACGAACAGTCTATGCATATCCTCGAAGAGAGAAATCGCCTAGCAAGAGACTTACATGATTCTGTAAATCAACATTTATTTTCAATTATGTATACAGCTAAAGGCACCACCAAGGCGACGGAGAATGAAGAAGTTTTAAGCTCGCTTGAAGAGATTTATCAATCTTCTAAAGAATCACTTGCTGAAATGAAGGACCTGATCTGGCAATTGAGAACAGATAATATTGAAGAGGGATTGAGTAATCGTTTCGAAAACTATGCCAAACGATTAAGAATTCCTATTACTTGTGAAATTAGAGTACAAGATCTACCTAGCAATGTAGAAACTACCTTTTGGAAAATAGGTCAAGAAGCGTTGAATAATATTTCTAAGCATTCAGATGCGACAGAGACTAATGTGATAATAGACCAGAGCGATCGGAATTCATATACATTAGAAGTGATTGATAACGGTCGTGGATTTGACTTGAATGAAGTTTCAGGCCAGGGGATGGGTTTGACAAGTATGCAGGAGAGAGCCAAATTAGTAGGTGGAGAATGTCGAATTACAAGCATTAATAAAAAAGGAACAACCGTAAGTGTGGAAATCCCGATGAAAGAAGGTAAGGCTAATGAGTGA
- a CDS encoding response regulator, which yields MSEPVKLMIVDDHHVVRQGLAFYFTKDKQFEVVAEGSNGLEALSFLEKGLEVDVILLDLSMPEMDGVEATKEIKHRYPHQKILILTSFGDQDNVISAVRAGADGYCLKDTEPEELISAIQKVFKGDKNIDPKVANHLFQHVNNEESEDSKAIQELTKREREVLVEIAKGKNNKEIAESLFVTEKTIKTHISNLFSKLPVSDRTQAALFAVKNKIAND from the coding sequence ATGAGTGAACCAGTTAAACTAATGATAGTGGATGATCATCATGTAGTCCGTCAAGGTCTGGCTTTTTACTTTACGAAAGATAAGCAATTTGAAGTGGTGGCTGAGGGCAGTAATGGATTAGAGGCACTTTCATTTTTAGAAAAAGGTCTAGAAGTTGATGTGATTTTACTTGATTTATCTATGCCTGAAATGGATGGAGTGGAAGCAACAAAGGAAATTAAGCATAGATATCCTCATCAAAAGATTCTCATTCTAACGAGTTTTGGAGATCAAGATAATGTAATTTCTGCTGTGAGGGCCGGAGCAGATGGCTATTGCTTGAAAGACACTGAGCCCGAAGAATTAATATCAGCGATTCAAAAAGTTTTCAAAGGTGATAAGAATATTGACCCCAAAGTGGCAAACCACTTATTTCAACATGTAAATAATGAAGAGTCTGAGGATTCAAAAGCAATACAGGAGCTTACGAAGCGTGAAAGAGAAGTGTTGGTTGAAATAGCTAAAGGTAAAAACAATAAAGAGATTGCGGAATCCTTATTTGTAACCGAAAAGACGATAAAAACACATATTTCAAATCTGTTCTCTAAGCTTCCTGTCAGCGATCGGACACAGGCTGCACTTTTTGCGGTCAAAAATAAGATAGCTAACGACTAG
- a CDS encoding NADPH-dependent FMN reductase, with protein MSVLVISGSGRDQSVSSVVGNWISSEFGFKHFNLSKNKLPVFDGSELTTESQNVQLMLTEMKKAEAIIMIAPEYHGAISGALKNALDYTNNDIFEEKPVLLLAVAGGGKGGINALNNLRTILRALYADVSPRQFVVDSDALDEPKLSENLFDCINGFLLKKSIFDRREVSDYTLSGGEL; from the coding sequence ATGAGTGTACTAGTAATCAGCGGTTCCGGAAGAGATCAATCCGTTTCCAGTGTGGTTGGAAATTGGATCAGCTCGGAGTTTGGTTTTAAGCATTTCAATCTTTCAAAAAACAAATTACCGGTATTTGATGGAAGTGAACTCACGACCGAATCACAGAATGTCCAATTGATGCTTACAGAGATGAAAAAGGCTGAAGCAATCATCATGATTGCTCCAGAATATCATGGGGCAATCAGTGGAGCTTTAAAAAATGCATTAGATTACACGAACAATGATATTTTTGAGGAGAAGCCAGTCTTGTTGCTCGCAGTTGCAGGTGGAGGAAAAGGAGGCATAAATGCCCTGAATAATCTAAGAACGATTCTACGTGCACTTTATGCAGATGTTAGCCCTAGACAATTCGTGGTAGATTCGGATGCATTGGATGAGCCAAAATTGAGTGAAAATCTATTTGATTGTATCAATGGGTTCCTGCTGAAAAAATCCATTTTTGATCGTCGGGAAGTCAGTGACTATACTTTAAGCGGAGGAGAATTGTGA